In one Macaca nemestrina isolate mMacNem1 chromosome 2, mMacNem.hap1, whole genome shotgun sequence genomic region, the following are encoded:
- the LOC105480549 gene encoding 5'-nucleotidase domain-containing protein 2 isoform X2 — protein sequence MRVESGSAQERGILLESLATLLEKTTASHEGPASGNRGLTDLLPPEVCSLLNPAAIYANNEISLRDVEVYGFDYDYTLAQYADALHPEIFSAARDILIEHYKYPEGIRKYDYNPSFAIRGLHYDIQKSLLMKIDAFHYVQLGTAYRGLQPVPDEEVIALYGGTQHIPLYQMSGFYGKGPSIKQFMDIFSLPEMALLSCVVDYFLGHSLEFDQAHLYKDVTDAIRDVHVKGLMYQWIEQDMEKYILRGDETFAVLSRLVAHGKQLFLITNSPFSFVDKGMRHMVGPDWRQLFDVVIVQADKPSFFTDRRKPFRKLDEKGSLQWDRITRLEKGKIYRQGNLFDFLRLTEWRGPRVLYFGDHLYSDLADLMLRHGWRTGAIIPELEREIRIINTEQYMHSLTWQQALTGLLERMQTYQDAESRQVLAAWMKERQELRCITKALFNAQFGSIFRTFHNPTYFSRRLVRFSDLYMASLSCLLNYRVDFTFYPRRTPLQHEAPLWMDQLCTGCMKTPFLGDMAHIR from the exons ATGCGAGTGGAGAGCGGTTCTGCGCAGGAAAGAGGAATTTTGTTGGAAAGCCTGGCGACATTGCTAGAAAAGACCACAGCATCTCACGAGGGGCCTGCGTCGGGAAACCGGGGGTTGACGG ACCTCCTGCCCCCCGAGGTCTGCAGTCTCCTGAACCCAGCAGCCATCTACGCCAACAACGAGATCAGCCTGCGTGACGTTGAGGTCTACGGCTTTGACTACGACTACACGCTGGCCCAGTATGCAGACGCACTGCACCCCGAGATCTTCAGCGCCGCCCGTGACATCCTGATCGAGCACTACAAG TACCCAGAGGGGATTCGGAAGTATGACTACAACCCCAGCTTTGCCATCCGTGGCCTCCACTATGACATTCAGAAG AGCCTTTTGATGAAGATTGACGCCTTCCACTATGTGCAGCTGGGGACAGCCTACAG GGGCCTCCAGCCTGTGCCAGATGaggaagtgatcgcgctgtaTGGGGGCACCCAGCACATCCCACTATACCAGATGAGTGGCTTCTATGGCAAG GGTCCCTCCATTAAGCAGTTCATGGACATTTTCTCACTGCCGGAGATGGCTCTGCTGTCCTGCGTGGTGGACTACTTCCTGGGCCACAGCCTGGAGTTTGACCAAGCGCACCTCTACAAGGATGTGACG GACGCCATCCGAGACGTGCATGTGAAGGGCCTCATGTACCAGTGGATCGAGCAGGACATGG AGAAGTACATCCTGAGAGGGGACGAGACGTTTGCCGTCCTGAGCCGCCTGGTGGCCCATGGGAAACAGCTGTTCCTCATCACCAACAGTCCTTTCAGCTTCGT AGACAAGGGGATGCGGCACATGGTGGGTCCCGATTGGCGCCAGCTCTTCGATGTGGTCATTGTCCAGGCAGACAAGCCCAGCTTCTTCACTGACCGGCGCAA GCCTTTCAGAAAACTCGATGAGAAGGGCTCACTTCAGTGGGACCGGATCACCCGCTTGGAAAAGGGCAAGATCTATCGGCAG GGAAACCTGTTTGACTTCCTGCGCTTGACGGAATGGCGTGGCCCCCGCGTGCTCTACTTTGGGGACCACCTCTATAGTGACCTGGCG GATCTCATGCTGCGGCACGGCTGGCGCACGGGTGCCATCATCCCTGAGCTGGAGCGTGAGATCCGCATCATCAACACAGAGCAGTACATGCACTCGCTGACGTGGCAGCAAGCACTCACGGGGCTGCTGGAGCGCATGCAG ACCTATCAGGACGCGGAGTCGAGGCAGGTGCTAGCTGCCTGGATGAAAGAACGGCAGGAGCTGAG GTGCATCACCAAGGCCCTGTTCAACGCGCAGTTCGGCAGCATCTTCCGCACCTTCCACAACCCCACCTACTTCTCGAGGCGCCTCGTGCGCTTCTCTGACCTCTACATGGCCTCCCTCAGCTGCCTGCTCAACTACCGCGTGGACTTCACCTTCTACCCGCGCCGCACGCCGCTGCAGCACGAGGCGCCTCTCTGGATGGACCAGCTCTGCACTGGCTGCATGAAGACCCCCTTCCTTGGTGACATGGCCCACATCCGCTGA
- the LOC105480549 gene encoding 5'-nucleotidase domain-containing protein 2 isoform X1 gives MAGAGLRAVARRWLLCGGHGGPRTASSSPSCPGCGPPGPGAHCPGAPRSAPAQAPAGGADLSAHLWARYQDMRRLVHDLLPPEVCSLLNPAAIYANNEISLRDVEVYGFDYDYTLAQYADALHPEIFSAARDILIEHYKYPEGIRKYDYNPSFAIRGLHYDIQKSLLMKIDAFHYVQLGTAYRGLQPVPDEEVIALYGGTQHIPLYQMSGFYGKGPSIKQFMDIFSLPEMALLSCVVDYFLGHSLEFDQAHLYKDVTDAIRDVHVKGLMYQWIEQDMEKYILRGDETFAVLSRLVAHGKQLFLITNSPFSFVDKGMRHMVGPDWRQLFDVVIVQADKPSFFTDRRKPFRKLDEKGSLQWDRITRLEKGKIYRQGNLFDFLRLTEWRGPRVLYFGDHLYSDLADLMLRHGWRTGAIIPELEREIRIINTEQYMHSLTWQQALTGLLERMQTYQDAESRQVLAAWMKERQELRCITKALFNAQFGSIFRTFHNPTYFSRRLVRFSDLYMASLSCLLNYRVDFTFYPRRTPLQHEAPLWMDQLCTGCMKTPFLGDMAHIR, from the exons ATGGCGGGTGCGGGGCTGCGGGCGGTCGCTCGGCGCTGGCTGCTGTGCGGAGGCCACGGCGGGCCGCGAACTGCCTCGTCCTCGCCCTCCTGCCCTGGCTGCGGCCCCCCGGGTCCCGGCGCCCACTGTCCCGGCGCCCCGCGCTCCGCGCCCGCCCAGGCACCCGCAGGCGGCGCCGACCTCAGCGCGCACCTATGGGCTCGCTACCAGGACATGAGGAGACTGGTGCACG ACCTCCTGCCCCCCGAGGTCTGCAGTCTCCTGAACCCAGCAGCCATCTACGCCAACAACGAGATCAGCCTGCGTGACGTTGAGGTCTACGGCTTTGACTACGACTACACGCTGGCCCAGTATGCAGACGCACTGCACCCCGAGATCTTCAGCGCCGCCCGTGACATCCTGATCGAGCACTACAAG TACCCAGAGGGGATTCGGAAGTATGACTACAACCCCAGCTTTGCCATCCGTGGCCTCCACTATGACATTCAGAAG AGCCTTTTGATGAAGATTGACGCCTTCCACTATGTGCAGCTGGGGACAGCCTACAG GGGCCTCCAGCCTGTGCCAGATGaggaagtgatcgcgctgtaTGGGGGCACCCAGCACATCCCACTATACCAGATGAGTGGCTTCTATGGCAAG GGTCCCTCCATTAAGCAGTTCATGGACATTTTCTCACTGCCGGAGATGGCTCTGCTGTCCTGCGTGGTGGACTACTTCCTGGGCCACAGCCTGGAGTTTGACCAAGCGCACCTCTACAAGGATGTGACG GACGCCATCCGAGACGTGCATGTGAAGGGCCTCATGTACCAGTGGATCGAGCAGGACATGG AGAAGTACATCCTGAGAGGGGACGAGACGTTTGCCGTCCTGAGCCGCCTGGTGGCCCATGGGAAACAGCTGTTCCTCATCACCAACAGTCCTTTCAGCTTCGT AGACAAGGGGATGCGGCACATGGTGGGTCCCGATTGGCGCCAGCTCTTCGATGTGGTCATTGTCCAGGCAGACAAGCCCAGCTTCTTCACTGACCGGCGCAA GCCTTTCAGAAAACTCGATGAGAAGGGCTCACTTCAGTGGGACCGGATCACCCGCTTGGAAAAGGGCAAGATCTATCGGCAG GGAAACCTGTTTGACTTCCTGCGCTTGACGGAATGGCGTGGCCCCCGCGTGCTCTACTTTGGGGACCACCTCTATAGTGACCTGGCG GATCTCATGCTGCGGCACGGCTGGCGCACGGGTGCCATCATCCCTGAGCTGGAGCGTGAGATCCGCATCATCAACACAGAGCAGTACATGCACTCGCTGACGTGGCAGCAAGCACTCACGGGGCTGCTGGAGCGCATGCAG ACCTATCAGGACGCGGAGTCGAGGCAGGTGCTAGCTGCCTGGATGAAAGAACGGCAGGAGCTGAG GTGCATCACCAAGGCCCTGTTCAACGCGCAGTTCGGCAGCATCTTCCGCACCTTCCACAACCCCACCTACTTCTCGAGGCGCCTCGTGCGCTTCTCTGACCTCTACATGGCCTCCCTCAGCTGCCTGCTCAACTACCGCGTGGACTTCACCTTCTACCCGCGCCGCACGCCGCTGCAGCACGAGGCGCCTCTCTGGATGGACCAGCTCTGCACTGGCTGCATGAAGACCCCCTTCCTTGGTGACATGGCCCACATCCGCTGA